In Vitis vinifera cultivar Pinot Noir 40024 chromosome 17, ASM3070453v1, one genomic interval encodes:
- the LOC100251871 gene encoding uncharacterized protein LOC100251871, which produces MAVKYGSSPFSCVSTSLSSPFHSKRIFQLSSSRRSNNRYQDDVQLMRNTEVMEPYHVIHGMFNVKRRFPKRQAILFATSEDQSPSDELKPDTSEQEEYHPNAEGIPSASITYFHSEGTGGKPGLISFYNRPYKRADEDLISGPPRNQNNLLWFIGPSILVASFIFPSLYLRRILSTVFEDSLLTDFLILFFTEALFYCGVAVFLLLIDRLRRSLEPVSDTNSHRIPAPQLGHRIASGAALVLSLIIPMVTMGLVWPWTGPAASATLAPYLVGIVVQFAFEQYARYIKSPSWPVIPVVFQVYRLHQLNRAAQLVTALSFTVRGAEMTTHNLAINSSLGTLLNVLQFLGVICIWSLSSFLMRFFPSATMTQQ; this is translated from the exons CTGAGCTCATCACGGAGATCAAATAACAGATATCAAGATGATGTGCAGCTGATGAGAAATACTGAAG TTATGGAGCCATATCACGTCATACATGGAATGTTCAATGTAAAAAGAAGGTTTCCGAAGAGGCAAGCTATTCTATTTGCTACTTCTGAAGATCAATCTCCTTCAGATGAACTCAAACCAGATACTTCAGAGCAAGAAGAGTACCATCCTAATGCTGAAGGCATCCCTTCTGCGAGCATTACATATTTCCATTCAGAGGGTACTGGTGGAAAACCAGGTTTGATCTCATTTTACAATCGTCCATACAAAAGAGCGGATGAAGATCTTATATCTGGTCCACCAAGGAATCAGAACAACCTGCTATGGTTCATTGGTCCTTCTATCCTGGTAGCCTCTTTCATTTTCCCTTCGCTTTATCTGCGCAGAATACTTTCAACTGTATTTGAGGATTCTCTTTTAACAG ATTTTCTCATATTGTTCTTTACGGAAGCCCTCTTCTACTGTGGTGTTGCGGTTTTTCTTCTGCTAATAGACCGTTTACGGAGGTCTCTTGAGCCAGTTTCTGATACAAATAGCCACAGAATCCCAGCTCCTCAGTTGGGGCACCGAATCGCTTCTGGTGCTGCCTTGGTGCTTAGTCTTATAATTCCTATGGTGACCATGGGTTTGGTCTGGCCGTGGACTGGCCCTGCAGCTTCTGCTACTCTTGCTCCATACCTGGTTGGTATTGTTGTCCAGTTTGCTTTTGAGCAGTACGCAAGATATATAAAGTCACCATCGTGGCCAGTAATTCCGGTTGTCTTTCAA GTTTATAGATTACACCAACTTAATAGAGCAGCACAATTGGTGACAGCCCTGTCATTCACGGTGAGGGGAGCTGAGATGACCACACACAACTTGGCAATAAACAGTTCACTGGGCACACTTTTGAATGTCCTTCAATTCCTTGGGGTCATCTGCATTTGGTCTCTCTCCAGCTTCCTCATGAGGTTTTTCCCTTCTGCTACAATGACTCAGCAATGA